One stretch of Candidatus Effluviviaceae Genus I sp. DNA includes these proteins:
- a CDS encoding DUF2029 domain-containing protein produces the protein MTRTAKLALTAAIVVHALFVASLVGPTHFLNPLFPEGMHNIGEGQGSDFFAFYQAGRYVLEGRDIYQRPMDDPDRVVPYAYFYRYFPFVAYTLGVALNALPPWPAYWLWIAVVEACLIACIAATRRLARDPTLFAYLACMWLVYTPFYMEQYMGQLTFVMAALVFAMALAHDRGRDRAFDRLWTATVLLKHLTLLFVPVFVALRRWRTIAVTLGLLVAATVPYYVVRASSVGTFAHDNFDLSLYPYPGNFGALALLMVLKARVFPQASEALAYVGPIKVTLTRALVLATMAAPALVSLWVTFRRKPLDVLEALGLWTMAYFFAFREVWEYHYVLLLPFFVLYYARTRSRTLWFIYALAAMPTAFVLYDVAGENPEASWSAFEHILNHAFKVVPLVWFFVWTALGRSRAGAGGAGRPAPDGVPGAGRLAREAAHP, from the coding sequence GTGACGAGGACCGCGAAGCTCGCGCTCACCGCGGCCATCGTCGTGCACGCGCTGTTCGTCGCGTCGCTCGTCGGGCCGACGCACTTCCTGAACCCGCTCTTCCCCGAGGGCATGCACAACATCGGGGAGGGGCAGGGAAGCGACTTCTTCGCGTTCTACCAGGCGGGGCGGTACGTCCTCGAGGGGCGCGACATCTACCAGCGCCCGATGGACGACCCGGACCGCGTGGTGCCCTACGCCTACTTCTACCGCTACTTCCCGTTCGTCGCGTACACGCTCGGCGTCGCGCTCAACGCGCTGCCTCCGTGGCCCGCGTACTGGCTGTGGATCGCCGTCGTGGAGGCCTGTCTCATCGCGTGCATCGCGGCGACGAGGCGCCTGGCGCGCGACCCCACGCTCTTCGCCTACCTCGCGTGCATGTGGCTTGTGTACACGCCGTTCTACATGGAGCAGTACATGGGCCAGCTCACGTTCGTCATGGCGGCTCTCGTCTTCGCCATGGCGCTCGCCCACGACAGGGGACGCGACAGGGCGTTCGACCGGCTCTGGACCGCGACCGTGCTGCTCAAACACCTCACGCTGCTCTTCGTGCCCGTGTTCGTGGCGCTCAGACGATGGAGGACGATCGCGGTCACGCTCGGGCTTCTCGTCGCCGCGACGGTCCCGTACTACGTCGTCCGCGCGTCGAGCGTCGGGACGTTCGCGCACGACAACTTCGACCTGTCACTCTATCCGTATCCCGGCAACTTCGGCGCGCTCGCGCTCCTCATGGTCCTCAAGGCGCGGGTCTTCCCGCAGGCGTCGGAGGCGCTCGCCTACGTCGGCCCGATCAAGGTCACGCTCACGCGCGCGCTCGTCCTCGCGACCATGGCGGCGCCGGCGCTCGTGAGCCTGTGGGTGACGTTCCGCAGAAAGCCCCTCGACGTGCTCGAGGCGCTCGGCCTGTGGACGATGGCGTACTTCTTCGCGTTCCGCGAGGTGTGGGAGTACCACTACGTCCTCCTCCTGCCGTTCTTCGTGCTCTACTACGCGCGGACGCGCTCGAGGACGCTCTGGTTCATCTACGCGCTCGCGGCGATGCCCACGGCCTTCGTGCTGTACGACGTGGCGGGAGAGAACCCCGAGGCGTCGTGGAGCGCGTTCGAGCACATCCTCAACCACGCGTTCAAGGTCGTCCCGCTCGTCTGGTTCTTCGTGTGGACGGCGCTCGGGAGGTCGCGGGCGGGCGCTGGAGGAGCCGGCCGGCCCGCGCCGGACGGCGTCCCAGGCGCCGGGCGCCTCGCGCGGGAGGCGGCGCACCCGTGA
- a CDS encoding glycosyltransferase produces MRIAYLSIGGHIHTERWLRHFVARGHEVHLLTVQPAPIEDVTVHDIRTGIPLKPLHYLVALGKVKRVLAEVRPDLLHTHFLTGYGYWGAFSGFHPFIMTVWGDDVYLTPHQSFLKGLLARYVLRRADLVTGDSEDILEHAVGMGARRDACAVVQWGVDLDRFHPGAPSDVRERLGIPDDARVVISIRSFTQPYYNIDTIVGIVPAVLAARPNTHFVFAGNEGDDAAFRALAESLGIDGRAHFVGRIPHDELPAYLVASDAFLTVPSVDATAVSLLEAMACGTPVVASSLASALEWVREGESGLVVPPRDAAALEKAVLRLIDSPDLRAALGARAAAIVRERADHGTHMARMEALCEEIVARRRDRGR; encoded by the coding sequence GTGAGGATCGCGTACCTCTCCATCGGCGGTCACATCCACACGGAGCGGTGGCTTCGGCACTTCGTGGCGAGGGGCCACGAGGTGCACCTTCTGACCGTCCAGCCGGCGCCGATCGAGGACGTCACGGTCCACGACATCCGCACCGGCATTCCGCTCAAGCCGCTGCACTACCTCGTCGCGCTGGGCAAGGTGAAGCGAGTCCTCGCGGAGGTGCGGCCCGACCTTCTGCACACGCACTTCCTGACGGGATACGGCTACTGGGGCGCCTTCTCGGGGTTCCACCCGTTCATCATGACCGTGTGGGGGGACGACGTCTACCTCACGCCCCACCAGTCGTTCCTCAAGGGGCTTCTGGCGCGCTACGTGCTCCGCCGGGCCGACCTCGTGACGGGCGACTCCGAGGACATCCTCGAGCACGCCGTGGGCATGGGCGCTCGGCGCGACGCGTGCGCGGTGGTCCAGTGGGGCGTGGACCTCGACCGCTTCCACCCCGGCGCGCCGTCGGACGTTCGCGAGAGGCTCGGCATCCCCGACGACGCGCGCGTCGTCATCAGCATCCGGAGCTTCACCCAGCCGTACTACAACATCGACACGATCGTCGGCATCGTTCCCGCCGTGCTCGCGGCGCGCCCGAACACGCACTTCGTCTTCGCGGGCAACGAGGGCGACGACGCGGCGTTCCGCGCGCTGGCGGAGAGCCTCGGCATCGACGGGCGCGCGCACTTCGTGGGGAGGATCCCGCACGACGAGCTGCCCGCCTACCTCGTCGCGTCCGACGCGTTCCTCACGGTGCCCTCGGTGGACGCCACCGCGGTCTCGCTCCTCGAGGCGATGGCGTGCGGGACGCCGGTCGTCGCGTCGTCGCTGGCCTCGGCGCTCGAGTGGGTGAGGGAAGGGGAGAGCGGGCTCGTGGTGCCGCCGAGGGACGCCGCGGCGCTCGAGAAGGCCGTGCTGCGCCTCATCGACTCGCCCGACCTTCGCGCCGCCCTCGGCGCCAGGGCCGCCGCGATCGTCCGCGAGCGCGCCGACCACGGAACGCACATGGCGAGGATGGAAGCGCTCTGCGAGGAGATCGTCGCGCGCCGGAGGGACCGTGGCAGGTGA